In a single window of the Nocardioides sp. L-11A genome:
- the proC gene encoding pyrroline-5-carboxylate reductase — MGEKRTAVIGAGVMGETLLSGLIRAGRSVASLVVVEKRAERAAELAERYAVRVVDDITAAAAADTVLLVVKPQDMADVLTELGPALRPGQLLVSLAAGITTGFVESRVPDGVAVVRVMPNTPALVDQGMAAISPGTHCDDGHLAEAEELMASVGRVVQVPEKQQDAVTAISGSGPAYVFFMVESMIEAGVHLGLPRTIAQELVIQTLVGSATMLRETGEHPAVLREQVTSPGGTTAAALRELEVHRVRAAFLAALEAARDRSRELGS; from the coding sequence GTGGGCGAGAAGCGGACCGCTGTCATCGGCGCGGGTGTGATGGGGGAGACCCTGCTGTCCGGCCTGATCCGGGCCGGCCGGAGCGTGGCGTCGCTCGTGGTCGTCGAGAAGCGAGCCGAGCGCGCGGCCGAGCTCGCGGAGCGGTACGCCGTCCGCGTGGTCGACGACATCACCGCCGCCGCGGCGGCCGACACCGTGCTGCTCGTGGTCAAGCCACAGGACATGGCCGACGTCCTCACCGAGCTCGGCCCGGCCCTGCGCCCCGGCCAACTCCTGGTGTCCCTCGCCGCCGGCATCACGACCGGCTTCGTCGAGTCCCGCGTCCCCGACGGCGTCGCCGTCGTCCGGGTCATGCCGAACACGCCCGCGCTCGTCGACCAGGGCATGGCGGCGATCTCGCCCGGCACCCACTGCGACGACGGCCACCTCGCCGAGGCCGAGGAGCTGATGGCCTCGGTCGGCCGCGTCGTGCAGGTGCCCGAGAAGCAGCAGGACGCCGTCACGGCGATCAGCGGCTCCGGGCCGGCGTACGTCTTCTTCATGGTCGAGTCGATGATCGAGGCGGGCGTCCACCTGGGTCTGCCGCGCACCATCGCGCAGGAGCTGGTGATCCAGACCCTTGTGGGCTCGGCCACCATGCTGCGCGAGACCGGTGAGCATCCCGCGGTGCTGCGCGAGCAGGTCACCTCGCCCGGAGGTACGACGGCCGCGGCTCTGCGCGAGCTCGAGGTG
- the radA gene encoding DNA repair protein RadA, which translates to MAGSKTRSTYRCSECGWSTARWVGRCGECQAWGSVSETAVASATSSSRTTAAPVTSAAIPIGQVSAERAVHHRSGVPELDRVLGGGLVPGAAVLLAGEPGVGKSTLLLEVAARTAGTRQRTLYVTGEESAAQVRLRADRTGGIHDQLYLAAETDLGAVLTHIEQVRPSTVVIDSVQTIGASGVDGVPGGVTQVKEVAQALVRMAKSRDITVVMIGHVTKDGAIAGPRVLEHLVDVVLHFEGERNSRFRMLRAVKNRFGPVDEVGCFDLGPDGIRTVDDPTGIFVERHHGRVPGTCVAVSMEGRRPLLAEVQGLVTLSPAERPRRTTSGIDGSRLAMVLAVLQQHCGLRLHQHDVFASTVGGARLSDPAADLALAIAIASAHFVSAPPAGVVALGEIGLSGELRRVRDLPQRLAEAARLGFAMAVVPADPGTAQGVRRTGSERTVDGMRVVEVPDVGAALRVLHLDQRTKHALEVVE; encoded by the coding sequence ATGGCTGGTTCGAAAACACGTTCGACTTACCGCTGCAGCGAGTGCGGCTGGTCCACTGCGCGCTGGGTCGGCCGCTGCGGCGAGTGCCAGGCGTGGGGCTCGGTGTCCGAGACGGCTGTCGCGAGCGCCACGTCCTCGAGTCGTACGACGGCCGCGCCCGTCACGAGTGCCGCGATCCCGATCGGGCAGGTCTCGGCGGAGCGCGCCGTCCACCACCGCTCCGGCGTGCCCGAGCTCGACCGCGTCCTCGGCGGCGGCCTGGTGCCGGGTGCCGCCGTGCTCCTCGCCGGCGAGCCCGGCGTCGGCAAGTCGACCCTGCTGCTCGAGGTGGCCGCCCGCACCGCCGGCACCCGCCAGCGCACGCTCTACGTCACCGGCGAGGAGTCGGCCGCGCAGGTCCGGCTGCGCGCCGACCGCACGGGCGGCATCCACGACCAGCTCTACCTCGCCGCCGAGACCGACCTCGGTGCGGTGCTCACCCACATCGAGCAGGTCCGGCCCAGCACGGTGGTGATCGACTCCGTGCAGACCATCGGTGCCTCCGGGGTCGACGGGGTGCCGGGTGGCGTCACCCAGGTCAAGGAGGTGGCCCAGGCGCTGGTGCGGATGGCGAAGAGCCGCGACATCACCGTGGTGATGATCGGGCACGTCACCAAGGACGGCGCGATCGCCGGCCCGCGGGTCCTGGAGCACCTCGTCGACGTCGTCCTCCACTTCGAGGGCGAGCGCAACTCCCGGTTCCGGATGCTGCGCGCGGTCAAGAACCGGTTCGGCCCGGTCGACGAGGTGGGCTGTTTCGACCTCGGCCCCGACGGCATCCGCACCGTCGACGACCCGACCGGCATCTTCGTCGAGCGTCACCACGGCCGGGTTCCCGGCACCTGCGTCGCGGTCTCCATGGAGGGCCGGCGGCCGCTGCTGGCCGAGGTGCAGGGCCTGGTCACGCTCTCGCCCGCCGAGCGCCCGCGCCGGACCACCTCGGGCATCGACGGCTCCCGGCTCGCGATGGTCCTCGCCGTCCTCCAACAGCACTGCGGGCTCCGGCTCCACCAGCACGACGTCTTCGCCTCCACGGTCGGCGGCGCGCGGCTCAGCGACCCCGCGGCCGACCTCGCCCTGGCCATCGCCATCGCGTCGGCCCACTTCGTCAGCGCGCCTCCGGCCGGCGTGGTCGCGCTCGGCGAGATCGGGCTGTCGGGCGAGCTGCGCCGGGTCCGCGATCTCCCGCAGCGACTCGCCGAGGCCGCTCGGCTGGGCTTCGCGATGGCCGTGGTCCCTGCCGACCCGGGCACCGCGCAGGGCGTGCGACGCACCGGGAGCGAGCGGACCGTCGACGGCATGCGCGTGGTCGAGGTGCCCGACGTCGGCGCCGCGCTGCGCGTGCTGCACCTCGACCAGCGGACGAAGCACGCGCTGGAGGTGGTCGAGTAG
- a CDS encoding VOC family protein: MHLDHLSYAAGPDGLASTAARLGAAIGREFLDGGVHPRFGTRNMILPLTDGTYLEVVEALDHPASDKAPFGQAVKARSALGGGWLGWAVAVPDIAVVEERLGRPAVPGSRHRPDGTELRWKQIGINGLIADPQLPFFLQWDIPSDLHPSTGADGTLSLAGIEIAGDPQRVSEWLGETVEAPLEDVKVEWVAPHGTPGILAAQVLTPGGVVRI, encoded by the coding sequence ATGCACCTGGATCATCTCTCCTATGCCGCCGGCCCCGACGGACTTGCGAGCACGGCCGCTCGCCTGGGCGCGGCGATCGGGAGGGAGTTCCTCGACGGCGGGGTCCACCCCCGCTTCGGCACCCGCAACATGATCCTCCCGCTGACCGACGGCACCTATCTCGAGGTCGTCGAGGCGCTCGACCACCCGGCGTCCGACAAGGCGCCCTTCGGCCAGGCCGTCAAGGCCCGCTCCGCCCTCGGTGGCGGGTGGCTCGGCTGGGCCGTGGCGGTCCCGGACATCGCCGTCGTCGAGGAGCGCCTGGGCCGCCCTGCGGTCCCCGGCTCGCGGCACCGCCCCGACGGCACCGAGCTGCGCTGGAAGCAGATCGGCATCAACGGCCTCATCGCCGACCCGCAGCTGCCGTTCTTCCTGCAGTGGGACATCCCGTCCGACCTGCACCCCTCGACCGGCGCCGACGGCACCCTGTCGCTGGCGGGCATCGAGATCGCCGGCGACCCGCAGCGGGTCAGCGAGTGGCTCGGCGAGACCGTCGAGGCGCCGCTGGAGGACGTCAAGGTCGAGTGGGTCGCCCCGCACGGCACGCCCGGCATCCTCGCCGCGCAGGTGCTGACGCCCGGCGGCGTCGTCCGCATCTGA
- a CDS encoding LacI family DNA-binding transcriptional regulator, with the protein MDVPRPPATLADVAERAGVSRQTVSNAINNPDLLRPDTLVRVQEAIEHLDYTPNQAARHLRTRSSHLVGLRLSPPQEFTANMAMDRFVHALVEASREAGYHVLLFSGGRVAEGERPDPLGGYDDLLRSTAVDAFVVTDTYLGNPQTIGLAQRRAPFVAFGRPWDDPAASHPWVDVDGAAGVQAATEHLRGQGHERIAWLGWQPGSRIGEDRRSGWHRAMAALDLPTAGLEAAVEDDVLAGGRAAASLLESSAPTAFVCASDTLAVGVLGALSDRGLAPGRDIAVVGFDDSQVAQVMGLSSVRQPLEEVAVHLVAALRVLLAPAHATADGVLLQPELQIRASSTR; encoded by the coding sequence ATGGACGTCCCCCGACCGCCGGCCACCCTCGCCGACGTCGCCGAGCGGGCCGGCGTCTCCCGGCAGACGGTCTCCAACGCCATCAACAACCCTGATCTGCTGCGGCCCGACACCCTCGTCCGCGTGCAGGAGGCCATCGAGCACCTCGACTACACGCCCAATCAGGCGGCCCGGCACCTGCGGACCCGCTCCTCGCACCTGGTCGGTCTGCGGCTGAGTCCGCCCCAGGAGTTCACCGCCAACATGGCGATGGACCGGTTCGTGCACGCGCTCGTGGAGGCCTCACGTGAGGCCGGCTACCACGTGCTGCTGTTCTCAGGCGGCCGGGTGGCGGAGGGGGAGCGGCCCGATCCGCTCGGCGGCTACGACGACCTGCTCCGCTCGACCGCCGTCGACGCGTTCGTCGTGACCGACACCTACCTCGGCAACCCGCAGACGATCGGGCTGGCGCAGCGGCGGGCTCCCTTCGTGGCCTTCGGGCGGCCCTGGGACGACCCGGCGGCGAGCCACCCGTGGGTGGACGTCGACGGCGCGGCCGGCGTCCAGGCGGCGACCGAGCACCTGCGCGGCCAGGGCCACGAGCGGATCGCGTGGCTGGGCTGGCAGCCGGGCTCACGGATCGGCGAGGACCGGAGGTCCGGCTGGCACCGGGCGATGGCCGCCCTCGACCTGCCGACGGCCGGTCTGGAGGCCGCGGTCGAGGACGACGTGCTCGCCGGCGGCCGGGCCGCGGCGTCACTGCTCGAGTCGAGCGCGCCGACGGCGTTCGTCTGCGCGTCCGACACGCTCGCGGTCGGCGTGCTCGGCGCCCTGTCCGACCGGGGCCTGGCGCCCGGCCGCGACATCGCGGTCGTCGGCTTCGACGACTCCCAGGTCGCCCAGGTGATGGGGCTGTCCTCGGTACGTCAGCCGCTGGAGGAGGTCGCCGTCCACCTGGTGGCCGCGCTGCGGGTCCTGCTCGCGCCCGCGCACGCCACCGCCGACGGCGTGCTGTTGCAGCCGGAGCTGCAGATCAGGGCGTCGAGCACGCGGTAG
- a CDS encoding ABC transporter permease: MTPRVTLAIAVRVLTQLRRDHRTLAMLLVLPCLLQALLWWIFQDTPLVFDRIGPALLAIFPFFVMFLVTSITTLRERSGGTLERLFTMPMGRLDFLVGYALAFGAIAAVQAALAAGVAIGFLDLDLRGPDALLVVVGVADAVLGTALGLFVSAFARTEFQAVQFLPAVVVPQILLCGLIVPRDRLPEVLEAVANVLPLTWAVDAMEHLATTTRTGEVWRDVGIVMAFALAALALGAATLRRRTD, from the coding sequence ATGACGCCCCGGGTGACCCTGGCGATCGCCGTCCGCGTCCTCACCCAGCTGCGTCGCGACCACCGCACGCTGGCGATGCTGCTGGTGCTGCCGTGCCTGCTGCAGGCGCTGCTGTGGTGGATCTTCCAGGACACGCCGTTGGTGTTCGACCGGATCGGCCCCGCGCTGCTGGCGATCTTCCCGTTCTTCGTGATGTTCCTCGTCACCAGCATCACCACGCTCCGGGAGCGTTCCGGCGGCACCCTGGAGCGGCTCTTCACGATGCCGATGGGCCGCCTCGACTTCCTGGTCGGCTATGCGCTGGCCTTCGGCGCGATCGCCGCCGTGCAGGCGGCCCTCGCCGCCGGTGTCGCGATCGGGTTCCTCGACCTCGACCTGCGCGGACCGGACGCGCTGCTGGTGGTGGTCGGCGTCGCCGACGCGGTGCTCGGCACGGCGCTCGGGCTGTTCGTCTCGGCGTTCGCCCGGACCGAGTTCCAGGCGGTGCAGTTCCTGCCGGCCGTGGTGGTGCCGCAGATCCTGCTCTGCGGGCTGATCGTCCCGCGGGACCGGCTGCCGGAGGTGCTCGAGGCGGTGGCCAATGTGCTGCCGCTGACCTGGGCGGTCGACGCGATGGAGCATCTCGCCACGACCACCCGCACCGGTGAGGTCTGGCGCGACGTCGGCATCGTGATGGCCTTCGCCCTCGCGGCGCTCGCGCTCGGCGCCGCGACCCTGCGACGTCGTACCGACTGA
- a CDS encoding sugar phosphate isomerase/epimerase: protein MTAGAPGRPRIGLSTSSVYPESTAHAFGYAAAVGYEAVEVMVGIDALSQQVDAVRQLSEHHEIPINAIHAPCLLFTQRVWGVEPWGKLERSAAMARAVGAEVVVVHPPFRWQREYARDFVNGIAALEESSGIAFAVENMYPWRASRRRMEMYLPGWDPSAEPYANTTIDLSHAAIAQSDPVAMAERLGPRLRHVHLTDGTDSAKDEHLVPGRGTIGADVFLRHLAATDFAGEVVLEINTRRCTTREEREADLRASLEFAVEHLAGVPVAPADAGDGA, encoded by the coding sequence ATGACCGCGGGGGCTCCGGGCCGTCCCCGGATCGGGCTCTCCACGAGCTCGGTCTACCCTGAGTCGACGGCCCACGCGTTCGGGTACGCCGCCGCGGTCGGCTACGAGGCGGTCGAGGTGATGGTCGGCATCGATGCGCTCTCGCAGCAGGTCGACGCCGTCCGACAGCTCTCCGAGCACCACGAGATCCCGATCAACGCCATCCACGCGCCCTGTCTGCTGTTCACCCAGCGGGTCTGGGGGGTCGAGCCGTGGGGCAAGCTCGAGCGCTCCGCCGCCATGGCGCGCGCCGTGGGCGCCGAGGTGGTCGTGGTGCACCCGCCGTTCCGGTGGCAGCGGGAGTACGCCCGCGACTTCGTCAACGGGATCGCCGCCCTGGAGGAGTCCTCCGGCATCGCGTTCGCGGTGGAGAACATGTACCCGTGGCGCGCCTCGCGGCGCCGGATGGAGATGTACCTCCCCGGTTGGGATCCCTCCGCGGAGCCCTACGCCAACACCACGATCGACCTGTCCCACGCGGCGATCGCCCAGTCCGACCCGGTCGCGATGGCCGAGCGGCTCGGCCCACGGCTGCGGCACGTCCACCTGACCGACGGCACCGACTCCGCCAAGGACGAGCATCTCGTCCCGGGCCGCGGCACCATCGGCGCGGACGTCTTCCTTCGGCATCTCGCGGCCACCGACTTCGCGGGCGAGGTCGTGCTGGAGATCAACACGCGTCGCTGCACCACCCGGGAGGAGCGGGAGGCCGACCTGCGCGCGTCCCTCGAGTTCGCGGTCGAGCACCTCGCCGGCGTACCGGTGGCGCCGGCCGACGCGGGGGACGGCGCGTGA
- a CDS encoding TetR family transcriptional regulator, producing the protein MTASVRGRRRGSPDTRAAILAAARERFAEAGFAGTTIRGVAGAAGVDPALVHHYFGSKDDLFVAALELPVDPRAVLAEQVVGPVTGAGERLLRALIGVWDDPAVRPALLAMVRRLIEPGGEALFRGGFLPVVLVPLGEALGIDAPERRMQLVASQVIGVIVMRYVVRAEAIVAMDVDALVAAYAPVLDGFLSGPL; encoded by the coding sequence GTGACGGCGTCGGTGCGGGGGCGGCGCCGCGGCAGTCCCGACACGCGCGCGGCCATCCTCGCCGCGGCCCGGGAGCGATTCGCGGAGGCGGGCTTCGCCGGTACGACGATCCGCGGTGTCGCCGGCGCCGCGGGTGTGGACCCGGCCTTGGTGCACCACTACTTCGGGTCGAAGGACGACCTGTTCGTCGCGGCGCTCGAGCTTCCCGTGGACCCGCGAGCGGTCCTGGCCGAGCAGGTCGTCGGGCCCGTCACGGGCGCGGGCGAGCGGCTGCTACGGGCGCTGATCGGCGTCTGGGACGACCCAGCCGTGCGGCCGGCGCTGCTGGCGATGGTGCGCCGGCTGATCGAGCCCGGCGGGGAGGCGCTGTTCCGCGGTGGTTTCCTGCCCGTCGTCCTGGTGCCGCTGGGTGAGGCGCTCGGCATCGACGCGCCCGAGCGGCGCATGCAGCTGGTCGCGAGCCAGGTGATCGGTGTGATCGTGATGCGCTACGTGGTCCGCGCCGAGGCGATCGTCGCGATGGACGTCGACGCGCTGGTAGCGGCGTACGCCCCGGTGCTGGACGGGTTTCTCTCCGGCCCGCTGTAG
- a CDS encoding ABC transporter ATP-binding protein, with protein sequence MMNSVVVIEGLRVVRGGRTVLDGLDLRIGPGVTGLLGPSGCGKSTLLRSIVGVQRVAAGTVTVLREPAGSAPLRDRVGYQTQSASTYDDLTVLENLRFFARVLGLPTAAAEESLAAVDLTGHRDAVAGRLSGGQRSRVGLAVALLGTPALLVLDEPTVGLDPVLRRDLWALFHRIADAGTAVLVSSHVMDEAERCDALLLMREGRIIAHGTPSEIKESQGAVDIESAFLALVEGAAGGDAA encoded by the coding sequence ATGATGAATTCGGTCGTGGTGATCGAGGGCCTCCGCGTCGTCCGAGGCGGCCGGACGGTGCTCGACGGCCTCGACCTGCGGATCGGCCCCGGCGTGACCGGGCTGCTCGGACCGTCCGGCTGCGGCAAGTCCACGCTGCTGCGGAGCATCGTCGGCGTCCAACGGGTCGCCGCGGGCACGGTCACGGTGCTGCGCGAGCCGGCGGGCAGCGCGCCGCTGCGCGACCGGGTCGGCTACCAGACCCAGTCCGCCAGCACGTACGACGACCTGACGGTCCTCGAGAACCTGCGCTTCTTCGCGCGAGTGCTGGGACTGCCGACCGCCGCGGCCGAGGAGAGCCTGGCGGCGGTGGATCTGACCGGTCACCGCGACGCGGTGGCCGGCCGGCTCAGCGGCGGCCAGCGCTCGCGTGTGGGCCTGGCCGTGGCCCTGCTGGGCACCCCCGCACTGCTGGTGCTCGATGAGCCGACAGTCGGACTCGACCCAGTGCTGCGTCGCGACCTGTGGGCGCTCTTCCACCGGATCGCCGACGCCGGGACGGCGGTCCTCGTCTCCAGCCACGTCATGGACGAGGCGGAGCGCTGCGACGCACTGCTGCTGATGCGGGAGGGCCGGATCATCGCCCACGGCACGCCCTCCGAGATCAAGGAGTCGCAGGGCGCTGTCGACATCGAGTCGGCGTTCCTCGCCCTCGTCGAGGGCGCGGCGGGCGGGGACGCGGCATGA
- a CDS encoding proline dehydrogenase, protein MRPLQGSLTLLSRSAAVGRIGRRFVAGERVEDAVGVAAGLRVDGFEVGFDHLVAPARSEAQTVAAVAAYRTLIDRLADAGLAAGADVTLRPEVLGEPLLDNARKVCRTAHRAGATVTVARPEPGNVDAALVLVAELRQEFPDVGVTLRAAEPRTEDDCRALSGRGSRVRLGRGSGDDPAEVDTAYVRCLKVLLAGDGYPMIATHHPRLIEIAGALASRYGRAPATYELQLHYGVRAVEQRRLAASGSRCGSSCRTAPSGTPT, encoded by the coding sequence ATGCGACCGCTGCAGGGCTCCCTGACGCTGCTGTCCCGCAGCGCGGCGGTCGGCCGGATCGGACGGCGGTTCGTCGCGGGTGAGCGGGTCGAGGACGCCGTCGGCGTCGCCGCCGGGCTGAGGGTGGACGGCTTCGAGGTCGGCTTCGACCACCTGGTGGCCCCGGCGCGGTCGGAGGCGCAGACGGTCGCGGCGGTCGCGGCGTACCGGACCCTCATCGATCGGCTCGCCGACGCCGGCCTCGCGGCCGGTGCGGACGTGACCCTCCGCCCGGAGGTGCTCGGTGAGCCGCTGCTCGACAACGCCCGGAAGGTCTGCCGCACCGCGCACCGAGCGGGCGCCACCGTGACCGTCGCGCGGCCCGAGCCGGGGAACGTCGACGCGGCTCTCGTCCTCGTGGCCGAGCTGCGACAGGAGTTCCCCGACGTCGGGGTGACCCTCCGCGCCGCAGAGCCACGGACCGAGGACGACTGCCGGGCGCTGTCGGGCCGCGGCAGTCGGGTGCGGCTGGGGCGCGGCTCGGGCGACGACCCGGCCGAGGTCGACACGGCCTACGTCCGCTGCCTCAAGGTGCTGCTCGCCGGCGACGGCTACCCGATGATCGCGACCCACCACCCGCGGCTGATCGAGATCGCGGGCGCACTCGCGAGTCGCTACGGCCGCGCACCGGCGACCTACGAGCTCCAGCTGCACTACGGCGTCCGGGCAGTCGAGCAGCGGCGGTTGGCGGCCAGCGGGAGCAGGTGCGGATCCAGCTGCCGTACGGCGCCGAGCGGTACGCCGACCTGA
- a CDS encoding class I SAM-dependent methyltransferase: MQPRGTIPSPNIWNHTATYEIENRAADPDGRLWAAMRERADWADRVVLDLGCGTGFHLPRFAETAARVIGVEPHAGLAKLATRRLRTRGVAHGEVLRGTAQAVPLPDASVDVVHARWAYFFGRGSEPGLAELDRVVRRGGVALVIDNDGSRSTFGGWFRRGYPHLDPPAETERFWRLRGWTLDRVDMGWRFASRADLEAVVRIEFTREIADELLREHDGLEVDYAVNLWSRTF, translated from the coding sequence ATGCAGCCCCGGGGCACGATCCCGAGCCCCAACATCTGGAACCACACGGCGACCTACGAGATCGAGAACCGCGCCGCCGATCCCGACGGCCGACTCTGGGCGGCGATGCGCGAGCGCGCGGATTGGGCCGACCGGGTCGTGCTCGACCTGGGCTGCGGCACCGGCTTCCACCTCCCGCGGTTCGCCGAGACGGCGGCGCGGGTGATCGGCGTCGAGCCCCATGCCGGTCTCGCCAAGCTCGCGACACGGCGGCTGCGCACCCGCGGCGTCGCGCACGGCGAGGTGCTGCGCGGCACGGCCCAGGCCGTCCCGTTGCCGGACGCGTCGGTCGACGTGGTGCACGCCCGGTGGGCCTACTTCTTCGGCCGCGGCAGCGAGCCCGGGCTCGCCGAGCTGGACCGCGTCGTACGACGGGGCGGCGTCGCGCTGGTCATCGACAACGACGGCTCGCGCTCCACCTTCGGCGGCTGGTTCCGCCGGGGCTATCCCCACCTCGACCCGCCCGCCGAGACCGAGCGGTTCTGGCGCCTGCGCGGGTGGACCCTCGACCGGGTGGACATGGGCTGGCGGTTCGCGTCCCGCGCGGACCTGGAGGCCGTCGTACGTATCGAGTTCACCCGCGAGATCGCCGACGAGCTGCTGCGCGAGCACGACGGGCTCGAGGTGGACTACGCGGTCAACCTCTGGTCGAGGACGTTCTGA
- a CDS encoding Ppx/GppA phosphatase family protein, with protein MRLGVLDIGSNTGHLLVVDAHGGAAPLPAYSYKEPLRLAEHLDVDGDVSPTGIAALTAFTAQALVVAEEKGCEEMLPFATSAVRDAGNSEAVLAHVEAQTGVRIAVLPGEDEARLTFLAVRRWFGWSAGRLAVFDIGGGSLEIAAGSDERPDVAWSLPLGAARLARAEFAAQPDEDQLRQIRRRIRADIARDAGHLLRAGTTHRASATSKTFRSLARICGAAPSGDGPLVARTLPLTELRQWIPKLVAMTPEEMAALPGVSSDRAHQIVPGALVAEACMDIFDLAELEICPWALREGVILERIDKLSVNDPS; from the coding sequence ATGCGTCTGGGTGTGCTCGACATCGGCTCGAACACCGGCCACCTCCTGGTGGTCGACGCCCACGGCGGTGCGGCGCCGCTCCCGGCGTACTCCTACAAGGAGCCGCTGCGCCTCGCCGAGCACCTCGACGTCGACGGCGACGTGTCGCCCACCGGCATCGCGGCACTGACCGCGTTCACCGCGCAGGCCCTGGTCGTGGCGGAGGAGAAGGGCTGCGAGGAGATGCTGCCGTTCGCCACCTCCGCCGTGCGCGACGCCGGCAACTCCGAGGCGGTGCTGGCCCACGTCGAGGCCCAGACCGGCGTTCGGATCGCGGTGCTGCCGGGCGAGGACGAGGCACGGCTGACCTTCCTCGCCGTACGCCGGTGGTTCGGCTGGTCCGCCGGGCGGCTGGCTGTCTTCGACATCGGCGGCGGCTCGCTGGAGATCGCGGCGGGATCCGACGAGCGGCCCGACGTCGCGTGGTCGCTGCCGCTGGGCGCGGCGCGTCTGGCCCGTGCGGAGTTCGCCGCGCAGCCCGACGAGGACCAGCTGCGCCAGATCCGGCGCCGCATCCGCGCCGACATCGCGCGCGACGCGGGCCACCTGCTGCGCGCCGGTACGACGCACCGTGCATCCGCGACCTCGAAGACCTTCCGTTCCCTGGCCCGGATCTGCGGCGCCGCACCGTCCGGTGACGGGCCTCTCGTGGCGCGGACGCTGCCGCTGACCGAGCTGCGCCAGTGGATCCCCAAGCTGGTGGCCATGACTCCGGAGGAGATGGCCGCGCTGCCGGGCGTCTCCTCGGATCGCGCGCACCAGATCGTGCCGGGCGCGCTCGTCGCCGAGGCGTGCATGGACATCTTCGACCTCGCCGAGCTGGAGATCTGCCCGTGGGCCCTGCGTGAGGGCGTGATCCTCGAGCGGATCGACAAGCTCAGCGTCAACGACCCGTCATGA